The DNA segment ATCCGCATCACCTTCGTCGAGATCATCGGCGTCAGCCCCCGGATGGAGCGCCGCCGCCTGGCGCGCCGCTCCCGCTGGGTCGACCTCATCTGCGCCGCGGCCGAGCAGGCCGCCGCCCAAGGGGAGGCCGCCCCCCGCGACTACCGGCTCGCGGCCACCGCCTTCATCGGCAGCGTCAACGGCCTGCTGCACGACTGGAGCGCGGGGTGGGTGGAGGCCACGCTCGACGAGGTCGTCGACGAGCTGGTCCGCCAGCTCCTCGGCATCCTGCGCCCACCGGGCTGGCGGCCCCGCGCACCCCGGCCCGCCGCCCGCCCCGGAGCCGTTGCAGACTGTTCACCGAGTGCCCCGACCGGCAAGGACCCCCGCCCATGAACACCGCACCCGCCGCCTCCGGATCCCCGTCCCGCGTACCGCTCGGCACCTGGCCGACGCCCGTGGAGCCGCTCCCGAGGCTCGCCGCCGAGCTCGGCCTCGGCCCCGAGGACCTGCTGGTCAAGCGTGACGACCTCACCGGCCTCGGCGGGGGAGGCAACAAGGTGCGCAAGCTGGAGTGGACCGTGGCCGCCGCGCTCACCGACGGCGCCGACACGCTGGTGACCACCGGGGCGCCGCAGAGCAACCACGCCCGGCTGACCGCGGCCGCCGCCGCGCGCCTCGGCCTCGCCTCCGTGCTCGTCTTCCCCGGGACCGCGGACGGCTCCCGGTCCGGCAACCTGGTCCTGGACGGCCTCTTCGGGGCCCGCATCGTCTGGTCCGGCGCATCCGGCCGGGAAGCCCACGACAGGGCCGCCGCGGACGTCTGCGAGCGGCTGCGGGAGGAGGGCGCGCGACCGGCGCTCATCCCCTTCGGCGGCTCCAGCGCACTCGGCGCGCGCGGATACGTGCGCTGCGGGCAGGAACTGCTGGAGCAGGTCCCCGACGCCCGGACGGCGGTCGTCGCCGTCGGCTCCGGCGGAACCATGGCCGGACTGGTGGCCTCCCTCGGAACGGAGCGCGTCCTCGGCGTCGACACCGGAGCCCTCGACGACCCGGTCGGCGTGATCCGGTCCTTCGCCGCCGGCCTGACCTCCGAGCCCCTCGGGCCCGACCGCATCCGGGTACGGGGCGACCAGGTGGGCGCCGGCTACGGCACCCTGACCGAGCCCGTCAAGGCCGCCCTCGAACTGGCGGCGCGCACCGAAGGCGTCGTACTGGACCCGATCTACACGGGGCGCGCCATGGCGGGCCTGATCGCCGCCGTACGCGAGGGCGCGATCCGCCCCGGTGAGCGGACCGTCTTCGTCCACACCGGCGGCATGGCGGGCCTGTTCGGGCACCCGGACGCCGTCGCGTTCGGCGAGGGCCTCGTGCGGGCCGGCGGCTGAACGGGCGGCCGGTCCACGGCCGCCCGTCCGCCGCACGCGCGGGGGCTACCCGGCCGGTACCAGCGTGACCTTCGACGGGTCCACCGACAGATGCACCGCGGTACCGGGCTCGATGGAGCGCGTCGGATGGCACCGGATGCGCATCTCCCGCTTGCCGACGCGGACCACATGGTCGACGGCGTCTCCGAGGTACGCCCGGGTCAGCACCTCGCCCTTCCACTGGTTGACCGCCTCGGCGCTCTCCTCGGTGGCGATGTCCAGGGCCTCGGGCCGTATGGACAGCAGCACGTCGGTGCCGGAACCGGGTGGTACGGCGGGCCCGCTGGTCCCGCTCTCCGTCCGGCAGACCAGCCGGCCGTCCGGGGTGTCCACGGCCACCTCGTAGCCGCGCACCGAACTGACCACGCCGGCCACGAAGTTGGAGGTGCCGATGAACTCGGCGACGAATTTCGTCGCCGGCCTGGTGTAGATCTCCCGCGGGCTGCCGATCTGCTCGATCGCGCCCTCGTTCATCACCGCGATCCGGCTCGACATCACCAGCGCCTCGGACTGGTCGTGCGTGACGTACACGGCGGTCAGGCCGAGTTCGCGTTGCAGCCGCTTCAGCTCGAAGCGCATGCTCTCCCGCAGCTTGGCGTCGAGGTTGGACAGCGGCTCGTCGAGCAGCAGCAGTTCCGGCTGCACGACCAGCGCCCGGGCGAGTGCCAGACGCTGCTGCTGGCCGCCGGAGAGCTTGGTGGCGGGGCGGGACGCGTAGGCCGACAGCTCCGTGACCTCCAGCAGCCGCGCCACCCGCTCCCCGATCTCCGAGCGGCCGGGCCTGCGCCCGCGCGGCAGCACGTCCAGCGGGAACGACACGTTCTTCGCGACGGTCATGTGCGGCCAGATGGCGTACGACTGGAACACCATGCCCAGCGCACGGCGGTTCGCGGGGACGCTCACCCGTCTCACCGCATCGAAGAGGACCCGGTCGGAGAGGGTGATCCGGCCGCGGTCCGGCATCTCCAGTCCCGCCACCGAGCGCAGGGTCGTGGTCTTGCCGCACCCCGAGGGACCGAGCAGCGTGAACAGCTCGCCGTCCCGCACCTCGAAACTCGCGCCCCCGACCGCGTGGACGCGGGCGCCCTCCGTACCGGACCCCCGCCGTCCGCGCGCGGCGGAGCCGTAGCTCTTCACCAGGTTGTCCACGATCAGCATGTCCCGTTCCTCCGGGCTAGTTGGCGGTGTCGGACTTCAGGCCCGTACGGGCACCGAGGCGCTGGGCGAACAGGACCAGGACGACGAGGATCAGCACCATGCAGACGCCGAGCGCCGCGAGCGTGGTGAGCTGCCCGTTCTCGAACTGCTCCCAGATGAGCACGGAGAGGACCTCCGTGCCGGGGCTGTACAGCAGGATCGTGCTGGACAGCTCGCGGAAGGACACGACGAGGATGTAGATCCATCCGGCGATCAGCCCGCTGCTCGCCAGCGGCACCAGGATCCGCCGGAACGTCTGCCACCACGACGCGCCGAACACGGTGGCCGACTCCTCCAGCTCGCCCGACATCTGGGTCATGGCGGCCGTCGCGTACCGCATGCCGTAGGGCAGGTAGCGGGTGCAGTACGAGATCAGCAGGATCAGGAGCGTCCCGTAGATCGGCAGCGGGACCCTCAGATAGACGAACGCGAGCGCGAGGCCCAGCACGAGTCCGGGGATGACGATCGGGGTGAACGCCAGCAGGTCCAGCAGCCGCCTGCCGGGGATCCGGGTGCGCACCACGGCCCAGGAGACCACGGCGGCCAGCGCCATGACGATGGTGGCCGCGCCGACGCCGAGGATGAGCGAGTTCTTCAGCGCGGTGGCGGCGAGCGGCAGGTGGAGCACCGTCGAGTAGTTCTCCAGCGACATGCCGCGCAGCGCCTTCATCGACGGGGTCGTGTACGTCTTCAGCAGCGACGCGTAGACGAGGACCGCGACCGGCAGCACCACCGTCAGCAGGAAGTACAGCACCACACCGGCGCCCACCCAGGGCCGG comes from the Streptomyces sp. TS71-3 genome and includes:
- a CDS encoding pyridoxal-phosphate dependent enzyme, whose protein sequence is MNTAPAASGSPSRVPLGTWPTPVEPLPRLAAELGLGPEDLLVKRDDLTGLGGGGNKVRKLEWTVAAALTDGADTLVTTGAPQSNHARLTAAAAARLGLASVLVFPGTADGSRSGNLVLDGLFGARIVWSGASGREAHDRAAADVCERLREEGARPALIPFGGSSALGARGYVRCGQELLEQVPDARTAVVAVGSGGTMAGLVASLGTERVLGVDTGALDDPVGVIRSFAAGLTSEPLGPDRIRVRGDQVGAGYGTLTEPVKAALELAARTEGVVLDPIYTGRAMAGLIAAVREGAIRPGERTVFVHTGGMAGLFGHPDAVAFGEGLVRAGG
- a CDS encoding TetR/AcrR family transcriptional regulator gives rise to the protein MAGRLRAPTRRYGGRSAEERQAERRRRFLDAALQPFGSAPGYRGTTVAALSEAAGLSTRQFYEQFRTLEDVLAALHLQVNDWAEQAALAALAGAGDLPLQERAAAVFRAYAADVTGDPRRIRITFVEIIGVSPRMERRRLARRSRWVDLICAAAEQAAAQGEAAPRDYRLAATAFIGSVNGLLHDWSAGWVEATLDEVVDELVRQLLGILRPPGWRPRAPRPAARPGAVADCSPSAPTGKDPRP
- a CDS encoding ABC transporter ATP-binding protein, whose protein sequence is MLIVDNLVKSYGSAARGRRGSGTEGARVHAVGGASFEVRDGELFTLLGPSGCGKTTTLRSVAGLEMPDRGRITLSDRVLFDAVRRVSVPANRRALGMVFQSYAIWPHMTVAKNVSFPLDVLPRGRRPGRSEIGERVARLLEVTELSAYASRPATKLSGGQQQRLALARALVVQPELLLLDEPLSNLDAKLRESMRFELKRLQRELGLTAVYVTHDQSEALVMSSRIAVMNEGAIEQIGSPREIYTRPATKFVAEFIGTSNFVAGVVSSVRGYEVAVDTPDGRLVCRTESGTSGPAVPPGSGTDVLLSIRPEALDIATEESAEAVNQWKGEVLTRAYLGDAVDHVVRVGKREMRIRCHPTRSIEPGTAVHLSVDPSKVTLVPAG